A window of the Macaca nemestrina isolate mMacNem1 chromosome X, mMacNem.hap1, whole genome shotgun sequence genome harbors these coding sequences:
- the LOC105463246 gene encoding dynein light chain Tctex-type 3, with the protein MEEYHRHCDEVGFNAEEAHNIVKECVDGVLGGEDYNHNNINQWTASIVEQSLTHLVKLGKAYKYIVTCAVVQKSAYGFHTASSCFWDTTSDGTCTVRWENRTMNCIVNVFAIAIVL; encoded by the exons ATGGAGGAGTACCATCGCCACTGCGACGAG GTTGGCTTCAATGCTGAGGAAGCCCACAATATTGTCAAAGAG TGTGTAGATGGGGTTTTAGGTGGTGAAGATTATAATCACAACAACATCAACCAGTGGACCGCAAGCATAGTGGAACAATCCTTAACACATTTGGTTAAGTTGGGAAAAGCTTATAAATATATTG TGACCTGTGCAGTGGTCCAGAAGAGCGCATATGGCTTTCACACAGCCAGCTCCTGCTTTTGGGATACCACATCTGATG gAACCTGTACCGTAAGATGGGAGAACCGGACCATGAACTGTATTGTCAATGTTTTTGCCATTGCTATTGTTCTTTAA